A window of Aliarcobacter trophiarum LMG 25534 contains these coding sequences:
- a CDS encoding LL-diaminopimelate aminotransferase, with amino-acid sequence MFDEIEFERMKRLPNYVFAEVNAIKMEARRNGEDIIDFSMGNPDGPTPTHIVEKLREASLKPKNYGYSASIGIYKLRLAICNWYKRKYNVDFLDPDKHACATMGSKEGYVHLVQAIVNVGDVAVVPDPTYPIHSYAFMLNGAAIHKFELVFDSEFKVDEDLFFKNLQKTIDESIPKVKYVVVNFPHNPSCATVTPEFYTKLVNMAKKERFYIISDIAYADITFDGYKTPSIFQAEGALDVAVECFTLSKSYNMAGWRVGFIVGNEKLVGALKRIKSWLDYGMFAPIQIAATVALDGPQDCVEEIISKYEKRRDVTLQAFAEAGWVMDKPNASMFIWAKIPEKAQHLGSLEFSKQLLRNAGVAVSPGIGFGHYGDKYVRIALIENEKRIRQAAKNIKRYLASL; translated from the coding sequence ATGTTTGATGAGATAGAATTTGAAAGAATGAAAAGACTTCCAAACTATGTGTTTGCAGAAGTTAATGCTATAAAAATGGAAGCAAGAAGAAATGGTGAGGATATTATAGATTTCTCTATGGGAAATCCAGATGGTCCAACTCCAACACATATTGTTGAAAAATTAAGAGAAGCTAGTTTAAAACCAAAAAACTATGGATATAGTGCGAGTATTGGAATTTATAAATTAAGACTTGCTATTTGTAACTGGTATAAAAGAAAATATAATGTTGATTTTTTAGATCCTGATAAACATGCATGTGCAACAATGGGTTCAAAAGAGGGATATGTACATTTAGTTCAAGCTATTGTAAATGTTGGAGATGTTGCTGTTGTTCCTGATCCAACTTATCCTATTCACTCTTATGCATTTATGCTAAATGGTGCAGCAATTCACAAATTTGAACTAGTATTTGATAGTGAATTTAAAGTAGATGAAGATCTATTTTTCAAAAATTTACAAAAAACAATAGATGAGAGTATTCCAAAAGTTAAATATGTAGTTGTGAACTTCCCTCATAATCCATCTTGTGCAACAGTAACTCCTGAGTTTTATACAAAATTAGTAAATATGGCTAAAAAAGAGAGATTTTATATAATCTCTGATATCGCTTATGCTGATATTACTTTTGATGGTTATAAAACTCCTTCAATTTTTCAAGCAGAAGGTGCTTTAGATGTTGCTGTTGAATGTTTTACTTTGAGTAAATCATATAATATGGCTGGATGGAGAGTTGGATTTATTGTAGGAAATGAAAAACTTGTAGGTGCTTTAAAAAGAATTAAATCTTGGCTTGATTATGGAATGTTTGCTCCAATTCAAATTGCTGCAACTGTGGCTCTTGATGGTCCACAAGATTGTGTAGAAGAGATTATTTCTAAATATGAAAAGAGAAGAGATGTAACACTTCAAGCATTTGCAGAAGCTGGTTGGGTTATGGATAAACCAAATGCATCAATGTTTATTTGGGCAAAAATTCCTGAAAAAGCACAACATCTAGGAAGTCTAGAGTTCTCTAAACAACTTCTTAGAAATGCTGGTGTTGCAGTTAGCCCTGGTATTGGATTTGGACATTATGGTGATAAGTATGTAAGAATTGCCTTAATTGAGAATGAGAAAAGAATAAGACAAGCTGCGAAAAATATTAAAAGATATTTAGCGTCACTGTAA
- the rlmB gene encoding 23S rRNA (guanosine(2251)-2'-O)-methyltransferase RlmB, whose amino-acid sequence MIIYGKQIVLYVLEKHQDLIEEIFLSKEIDSKLFSRFAKLNKKIHKVDNQKAQALSKGGNHQGLILKLSDYHYAPLKEIKNMNFIIVLDGLTDVGNIGAIARTAYSLGIEGMIAADIKTINNSGTIRTSAGALLDLPFAIHSRSVDLASELIDAGFTLIGATMDGVDLKKYGKIEKTDKVALFLGNEGEGISPKVAKKLDLKVSIKMEHEFDSLNVSSAAAILIYTLKR is encoded by the coding sequence ATGATAATATATGGAAAACAGATAGTTTTATATGTGCTTGAAAAACACCAAGATTTAATAGAAGAGATTTTTTTATCAAAAGAGATTGATAGTAAACTTTTTTCAAGATTTGCAAAACTAAATAAAAAAATTCATAAAGTTGATAACCAAAAAGCTCAAGCTTTAAGTAAAGGTGGTAACCACCAAGGACTTATTTTAAAACTTAGTGATTATCACTATGCACCACTAAAAGAGATAAAAAATATGAACTTTATCATCGTTTTAGATGGTCTTACAGATGTGGGAAATATTGGTGCAATAGCAAGAACTGCTTACTCTTTAGGAATTGAGGGAATGATTGCAGCAGATATAAAAACTATAAATAACTCAGGAACTATAAGAACTAGTGCTGGGGCTTTATTAGATTTACCATTTGCAATTCATTCAAGAAGTGTTGATTTAGCAAGTGAATTAATTGATGCAGGATTTACACTAATAGGTGCAACAATGGATGGAGTTGACCTCAAAAAATATGGAAAAATTGAAAAAACTGATAAGGTTGCACTATTTTTAGGAAATGAAGGAGAAGGAATATCTCCAAAAGTTGCAAAAAAACTAGACCTAAAAGTCTCAATAAAAATGGAACATGAATTTGACTCTTTAAATGTAAGTTCAGCAGCTGCAATTTTAATTTATACTCTAAAAAGATAA
- the rsmI gene encoding 16S rRNA (cytidine(1402)-2'-O)-methyltransferase: MLRLVPTPIGNLDDISKRSLDALLEAELIFCEDTRVTKKLINLLAEKYELDFSNKEFKSFHSHNEADVLKTISKDTFSKNVVYCSDAGMPCISDPGATLVDWCIKNSIPYEVIPGANALLTAFAMSGFSNTEFTFFGFLDHKGVNRASKLEEVLNSSRVSILYESPHRLLKLLEELNKKEPSRTIFLVKEISKFYQRTYKNSAKNLYEELKDSDIKGEWVVVIEPKEKPGYNLELNDILPLDIAPKIKAKLIAKLTGASVKEIYQDLLGKIQN; the protein is encoded by the coding sequence ATGTTGCGCTTAGTTCCAACACCAATAGGAAACCTTGATGATATCTCAAAAAGATCACTTGATGCACTATTGGAAGCGGAACTAATTTTTTGTGAAGATACAAGAGTCACAAAAAAACTTATAAATCTTTTAGCTGAAAAATATGAGTTAGATTTTTCAAATAAAGAGTTCAAATCTTTTCACTCTCACAATGAAGCTGATGTTTTAAAAACAATCTCAAAAGATACTTTTTCTAAAAATGTTGTTTATTGTAGTGATGCTGGAATGCCTTGTATTAGTGACCCTGGAGCTACTTTAGTTGATTGGTGTATAAAAAATAGTATTCCTTATGAAGTAATTCCTGGAGCAAATGCACTTTTAACAGCCTTTGCTATGAGTGGTTTTAGTAACACTGAATTTACATTTTTTGGCTTTTTAGACCATAAAGGAGTAAATCGTGCTTCAAAACTTGAAGAAGTTTTAAATAGTTCTAGAGTTAGTATTTTATATGAATCACCTCATCGACTTTTAAAACTTCTTGAAGAGCTCAATAAAAAAGAGCCAAGTAGAACAATATTTTTAGTAAAAGAGATAAGCAAGTTTTATCAAAGAACATATAAAAATAGTGCAAAAAATCTATATGAAGAGCTAAAAGATAGTGATATAAAAGGTGAGTGGGTTGTGGTTATTGAACCAAAAGAGAAGCCAGGTTATAATCTTGAATTAAATGATATTTTACCTCTTGATATTGCTCCAAAAATAAAAGCAAAATTAATAGCAAAGCTTACAGGTGCTAGTGTAAAAGAGATTTATCAAGATTTATTAGGTAAAATTCAAAATTAA
- the rpmE gene encoding 50S ribosomal protein L31, with product MKKDIHPDYKICKVSCACGNSFETKSNVESLRVDICSSCHPFFTGEQKLVDAAGRVEKFKAKYNMAK from the coding sequence ATGAAAAAAGATATTCATCCAGATTACAAAATATGCAAAGTTTCTTGTGCATGTGGAAATAGCTTTGAGACAAAATCAAATGTTGAATCTTTAAGAGTTGATATTTGTTCATCTTGTCACCCATTCTTTACAGGAGAGCAAAAACTTGTTGATGCTGCTGGAAGAGTTGAGAAATTCAAAGCTAAATATAATATGGCAAAATAG
- the miaA gene encoding tRNA (adenosine(37)-N6)-dimethylallyltransferase MiaA, which translates to MKELAIIGTTASGKTALSLDLAIKTNSIILSLDSLCVYKEIDIASAKPTTIERGDIVHFGIDEIFPNEKFDVIEFLNLYKNAKKYAKENMKNLIIVGGTGFYLKALTDGISDGLKENTNLDMCLNDTYNMLYSLDKEYMQRIEPNDRYRVEKAYSIYKQSGLTPSEYFLKNPKIALSANLKIFEILWEKDELIKRIKLRTKQMIKSGLIDEIIYLEKKYTRAPNCMSSIGIIETLEYLDGKISKQELEDKIIQNTLKLAKRQNTFNKGQFTNRVSNIIPSLNSEIIKYLSI; encoded by the coding sequence ATGAAAGAACTAGCTATTATTGGAACAACAGCTTCAGGAAAAACAGCACTCTCTCTTGATTTAGCTATAAAAACAAACTCTATAATTTTATCTTTGGACTCACTTTGTGTATATAAAGAGATAGATATAGCTAGTGCAAAGCCAACAACTATAGAAAGAGGGGATATAGTCCATTTTGGTATAGATGAAATTTTTCCAAATGAGAAATTTGATGTTATTGAATTTTTAAATTTGTATAAAAATGCAAAAAAATATGCAAAAGAGAATATGAAGAATTTAATTATTGTAGGTGGAACAGGCTTTTATTTAAAAGCTTTAACCGATGGAATAAGTGATGGTTTAAAAGAGAATACAAATTTAGATATGTGTTTAAATGATACTTATAATATGCTTTATAGTTTGGATAAAGAATATATGCAAAGAATTGAGCCAAATGATAGATATAGAGTAGAAAAAGCTTACTCTATTTATAAACAAAGTGGTTTAACTCCAAGTGAATATTTTTTGAAAAACCCAAAAATTGCTCTCTCAGCAAATTTAAAAATTTTTGAAATCTTATGGGAAAAGGATGAGCTTATAAAGCGAATAAAACTTAGAACAAAACAGATGATAAAATCTGGACTAATAGATGAAATTATATATTTAGAAAAAAAATATACAAGAGCTCCAAATTGTATGTCAAGTATAGGAATAATTGAGACTTTAGAGTATCTTGATGGCAAAATATCAAAACAAGAGCTAGAAGATAAAATTATTCAAAATACGCTAAAACTTGCAAAAAGGCAAAATACTTTCAATAAAGGTCAATTTACTAATAGAGTTTCAAATATAATTCCTAGCTTAAATTCAGAGATTATTAAGTATCTTTCGATATAA